The Canis lupus baileyi chromosome 5, mCanLup2.hap1, whole genome shotgun sequence region GGCTCCGTCCCACGAGCGCCCATTCCCACGCGGTGCGAGGTGTCCTAAGTATCTCCGGGGGGAGCCCGAGCAGCGGCCAAGCCCTCGCTGGTGCTGCCGCGCCCAGGCCGCCCCAACTGAGGCCGGGACCGCTTTCCAGGGCCCTGCAGGGCTGCTCCGCGGCCACCTCGAGGCTCCGACCAGGGCGACACGGAGCCCGAGTGGCTCAAGCCCCTCCCGCTCTGAAGGGCACCCCCGGGGCCCTGCCTCGCTGCAGCCAGGCGCTTCccgacggggtgggggtgggggggtggggcaggcctTAAAGTCGTGCCAGGGCAACGGACTCCCCGCTTTGGGGAGACGCCCGACGGCGGGGGCCGCGCCGCTCACCGGCCCTCCCGTGCCAGCCGTAGACTGCGGCCCTCCCGACGACCTGCCCGCCGGCCGCGTGGAGTTCCTCACAGGCCCCGGGGTGACCACGTACGGAGCGGGGATCCGCTACCACTGTGACGGGAGCTTCTACGCCATGACCGCGGGCGACGGTGAGCACACCTGGTGGGCGGCGGTCGCTCGCGGCCCAGGCCCGCACGATCTGAAGATAAACGGGAGCATTTTCGGCCAAGGCCACACAAAAGATTAAAAGGCACTTCTCCCACCCGCTAAGTGAAGTATCACAGCTGAAGTGACTTTAATGTCAATTTGCAGGAATCTGAAAACAGATCTTATCTAGTAAATGACTACTACAAACACACAATATATTCCAAATGGTTTAATTTAACAAGTCAAAACCTTATCATTAAGCACTTGAGATCTTGATACATATTCAAGTTACACGTCTAAAAGGTTTCCACTTTGCAAGCAAACATGGTTAATGCAGAGACCTCCTATTTATGAAATCATGTAAAATGGTTATTCAGACACCTCTATTTCCCACTGATGCTCAAGAATCAACATTTTTCAAGGGGGTATTCAAGCAAATGACAACCACCTTACGCATGCAGTTAAACATTTCTGCTTTTCCAATGATTTGCAGGTAAATATGTGTGTGAGGCTGATGGATTCTGGACGAGCTCCAAAGGAGAAAAATCGCCCCCAGTCTGTGAGCCCGGTAATGGACACGTTTGTACGAGATTCGTAATTGATGGAAAGTAGAAGCGGGTGGGAGACGATAGCGGAGCTTTCTGGGCTTTCGCTGCGGTAGGCAGAAATGAACTTCAGCACTTGGCTCTTAGACCAAGttgttatttacaaataatacGTTCTCATTATCCCCCTTCTGGGCGGAGAGGTTGCTAGGTGCTGACTGCGTCATTCATTTGATTATTTCTGACCTTACAACTAGGCaagcataaaaaattaaatgattttaaaaattatcttgaaccatttatacatttataaacacGAGTTCTGCTGCGGAGctgcttttcttctctgtaaaactGCTATTAAAACCCAAAGCTAATAACTTCATTATTTCCCTAAGCAATTGTTTTCAACGACATCTAGTCTTTAAACATTAATGCAATTTGCCTTTTAAtagtacttaaattttttttttttttttttttttactagaattgGCTCTGGAGATATAGTTGAgttcagtgattaaaaaaatcagaaaggtaGTAACGTAGTCATTACTCCTGTGTTATCTGGCTCAGTTCAAAGAAAGACCCTACATCGTAGCTGACACAACATCCGCGGGTCCTATCCAAGTTCTCTGCCACAAGGAGAAACACAGTTGCTACGTTAATGAGCAGATACACAGTAAAATTTAGTCTGGAAGAATCAACTAGACCAAAAATAGGAATTCCTGGACCTGGACGTTCCTGGCTACAAGTGcaacattctgatttttaaaacatttagatgTTCAAAGGTGCAAGGAATTTTCAAATCCTGGGATAGCGACTTTAGTTCCTCTTTCCCAGAACTACAAGGTAAATACTTAATTTTACAAGTAGGAAAACAGAAGCAATGAAAAAGGTCACTTCCTTTTACTCTCTAATCACATCACCCAGTACATCAGCTCAGACAATTCCTGTTTGCCCTATTAAGTAATTTTCCCAATCGTGTAGACCAAATTATTTTAGCAAAACAAATTAGTTTCTAAAAGTTAATTTCCACTCACCTCATTTTATGAGGCGCTAATACCAAGAGGTTTTATCGGGTCTTTGAACGGTCTTAGAGCCGCCTCACTTGCCTGTCTAGGTGGACGCCCTAATAACCCCCTGCAACCTCTGGGTGACGTCAGACCCAAATCCAACGTGGCACTAATCGCGGGGAGGTAACGCCCCTGGGTTGCTACAAAGGCTGTGTATCTGCTTCTTTCCCCAGTCTGTGGAGTATCCACTCGCACCACAGAAGGTCGTATATACGGAGGGCAGAAGGCCAAGCTGGGGGACTTTCCCTGGCAAGTCCTGTTGCTGGGCCGGACTACGGCAGCGGGCGCCCTCCTGCGGGACAACTGGATCCTAACCGCGGCCCACGCGGTGTATACACAGAAGGCAGCTGCCTCCTCCTTGGACATCAGGATGGGTGCCCTGAAGAGACTGTCGGCTCAGTACACCCAGGCCCGGGCCGAGGCCATCTTTATACACGAAGGCTACACTCCTGATGCTGGCTTTGACAACGACATAGCACTGATTAAGTTGAAGAGCAGAGTTGTAATCAATAGCAACGTCCTGCCTATCTGTCTGCCAAGAAAGGAAGCGGAATCCTTCATGAGGTCAGAGGACATTGGAACCGCATCTGGATGGGGATTGACCCAGAGGGGTTTTCTTGCCAGACACCTAATGTTTGTTGACATACCAATTGTCGACCATCAGAAATGTACCGCTGCGTATGAAAAGCTGTCCTACCCGGGGGGGAGGGTCACGGAGAACATGCTTTGCGCTGGCTTAGAAGGTGGGGGCAAGGACAGCTGCAGAGGGGACAGTGGGGGGGCATTAGTGTTTCTAGAcaatgagacacagagatggtTTGTGGGAGGAATAGTGTCCTGGGGTTCCACTAATTGCGGGGAAGCCAATCAGTATGGGGTGTATACCAAAgtcattaactatattccctggATCGAGaacataattaataatttttaatttgtatgtctGCATAATCAATTGATTTAATCAACCAATTCTTTAGTTAAAACATCCCCGTAAACGATCTTGGCAGCACTGTGACCGGAGAGACGTGAACACCCCCGACCACCCTACGGGCCAGACGGTCATCACAGGTGCTCCTCACCTGCCAGttttcccaccccacccccactctttgATCCAAGGGGATAAAAACGATTAAGTGGCATCACCTTCCCCAATCCAACAGAAACTCACTGGTTAAATCTGCATTTACTTACTTACAAAGTCCAGTCTTTTGTACCGGATATCTACATTTCTATAAACCGCCTGTTTGTGTTCTCTACTTCTCCACCATTTGGGGCTGCTTCTCACTGATCTCTAAGATGGCTTTGTGTATTATAGCAGTATTGGCGCAGGAATAACCTtggatggtgatttttttttttttttttaaattggaaacaTCTATACTTTAAGCTTAGGTATTGATCGACTCCCAGGTTTAAAAACCAGTATCACAAATTGGTGAGATACAATTTTTCACTCCTCAAATTGGCAGACGAAGAGAACATGGAACAGCACTATTTCGCATTGTTAAAGAACATCTTCTAAAGGACAATCTGGCAATAGATCTGAAAAGCCTTGACAGCATGCATGGTCTCTGACCTAGTAATTCCAatgttaataatttaatttagCTGGGAGGATGTTCGTGGTGcttggaaataacctaaataatGTTCACATACAGAAGACAGCGGAATCAAATGTGGCATTTCCTTAAGAAGAAACACATCAGAATTAAATGGTGATATTATTATAGGTAGATCTAGTGGGTTTTTCTCCCCTCTTACAATAAACATGGAAATACTTGGGCACGCTTAACAACAACAGCACAAATCATACAACAGCTGAGTAGAGAACTCACACAGCGAAGAGCTACTCACCTAGTACTCAACAACAAAGGACTCTAATTATCACATACATCATCCTTTTTCCTAAGGACACAATTTAGGTTCTGGTTTAACCTTTAAGATCTCATGTCACTTTCAGTGGATGTTCCCTGGACAAGTTTTAATAGGTGACCTTCAACAAAGGGTTTCATTCTAGCCAAATAATTACCACTCATGTAAAAATTCATCGTGAGTTTTGGCCCAATTTCTGTTGTGCACGTTAAAGGTAACTTTCCATCACCTTTGtcacatataaaaaagaaattgtttttttttttttttccagtaagacTCCAGACACTAAACTGTGGTGGCAACAAATTTTTTATTCAACGGGTTCAAAAAAATCTTGAGAATGAATGCATTGAGATGAccaaatagacttttaaaaacaaatctttgcCAAATAGTTTACTTTtagacttcattttctttttctttttctttcttttttttttttttaaagtttttagggTAGAATTAAATACCCACAGCTACTGGTACCACAAACATGTTAACAGAAGGCTGCTCCACATTGAAAGCCTTCTAAGACTGGTAACTAGATTTACAACAAGTGTAAATAAGGGATTAAAACCATGCCATTGACAAGTGAACTTACCCCTGGGCTCCTTGGAGGCTTGTCAGTTTAGTCTTTGGAGGTCCCCGAATACCATTTTAAGTGTTACCATGTTACTGCTGCTGAGTAATAGTGCAAGTGCTAAAATGCAAAATTCAGATGGTACAGGGTTTGGAAATCATGCAacttagatgcagaaaaaaattaaaacaacgcAAGATCCTTTTACAGAAGAAACTGAATAACGAAACAACGTGGCGATCACAAGTCTAAAGGACGACTTcatttctaaaagtttaaaaCACGTAACTTGCAAAATGACAAACCTATTTATCATACTCTAATCAGATAAGGGCATCAGGTAAAACTACCAACACAAAAACTGTTAACATTCTTCCATCAGAaaacaagctcaactctcacagtAGTTACATAAAAAGTACAACAGAGGATCAATAGATTATTGCTTTCACATTCTTCACAATGCGTCGTGAGAGTCTAATCTGAGTTTGTAAACGATTTTGTCCAACATTCCTTCCTCTATTCCCCCACCTGTGGAGGACAGAGCCCACTCCACTTAACACTTCCAGACAGACGACCCACCCTGCTAGTTCTTAAAGCTATCAGGCTTTGTAATGGATTTCAGGCACAAGATAATTTGTGGTTTCTTCTACTTTATCCCTACTGCAATTAATTCCACTTTTCAAATCCCAAACTCGAAAGGTGCTGGTATTCCCTTCTTTTCGACTGCTATGCTTTGCTACaaagcatttcaaaataattaacattgtttttttctcactcccccaaataagaatatttttagaaggCAGGATTCCCAATGGAGGTTTATACAGGCCATGTAGATAGAACATCACCCAAATGCACAGAGGCACTAATAAAAAGCTGGAGGGTACTGCTTACCATTTTAGGTGTGGTCACCCAGACTTATTAAAaactagatttaaaaagaaaaaaaaaaaacttttcgcTTTGGACAATGCAAGAACAAATAGCAATTAAGTCTGGGTATCAGGTGTCAATGCATGACAGGTGATGAATCCATTTGACTTGAGACAACTTTTCAAATAAGTTTATttgaagcaaaataaactattgccAAGAAACTTTATGAAAGTTCCATCTCAAAAGGGTCAAAAAAGGGGAATTAACTGCTATGAATTCTTTGCATTCAGGGCTGCAAAACAAAGACACATATTatttaaatcagttttatttaagaatttcCAACATTGACAACTCTTATAAAAAGCATCCAAGCACAGGACACAGAACTGCCTCAGACAGCATTCTTAGGGGAGCTAACAGACATTAGGACTTCCACCCTTCTGTGCGACACCCCGAGCTCACTGGTGAACTCTGCTTCCAAGTACTCCTGCAAAGCACACCACAAGCTCAGTCCATGTTCTCAACCCACCAGCTTCAGGTCACATGAGCACACTTACAGATCAGTAACAGAGGAGAACACACACCATACAGCATTCACAGCCGTTGACAAAGGGGTGGGGAAGTACAAGTATCGTTTCACTTAACACATTCAACTAACGTGGGTTACCTAGGAACAAAACTCACTGAAAGTCTTCCAACAGATGTGGATGTCCTTTGAATGCAAAAACATTCGTACATTATTTGCTATCATTGCTCTCTGCACACTCTCTCACCAAAGCCACAGGATTGAGAGACACATCTCGCCAAGTTAAAAAATATCCATTATGCACCACCAAGTCTCTGCACGCGCTCTCGCCTTTTCTCGCTCATACTCGCCTTTCATGCCTCGGCACCACCATCAATCCCACACAAGGTTTCAAAAGTTCAAACAGCCTTCTGGTTCCATATCACAGCCTTGCGTTCATAGCGTTGATACGACTCCATGAAATAAAGAGTAGCGGATAAAAATGGGACACCCACCGTCAAAGACGCGGCCTGTGCAGCGTGCTGACGAGTTCTTGAATGAGAAAGCGTGCAGACAGAAGTATTCCTATGGCAGAACATTTACAGCACTACTTTCAATGAAGTGCTTCTTCCATAAACATTTGAAATGAGATGAACTGCAGAGATTAAATGAAGGCTTCATATTGTACTTTTGCATGTGAAGGGAGACaagtgttaaaaaaacaaaaacaaaaacaaaagaaccaaacACTGTGACACCATGATCTCCAAAAAGGAGATTTTCCTAAGGGAGAAATCCATATGGTGGGGttcaaattaaaacaaggagaaaagaatgTAGTTCTAATCAATGGTTTCCATTTGAACATGCAAAGAATTCACTTGACAAGTCCAGGGATAAAAGATTACAGGAGAAACCTTTTGATATCAATTGTAGTGTGTTGGTTTTTACCCATCAGGCAAACAGCAGTTCACTTTCAAACACTCAATATTTCAACCCTTTATGTAACAAAACTTATAAAATTCCTTtagcttttcctctttttctaaagaaaaatgtcaaaaatactGCTGAATATACTCCACACTGAACAAaccaattttgaaaattcttagtACATATGTATTTTACAATATACTTACCATGTGTTTAGAAAAATTTGAATTCCCACCAGTCTCTACCAACCCCACTGTCTACATCCCCCAGCCAGAGGATTTAGAATCCATGCTTGAGCCAAAGCCTCCATTAAAACCGCTGCCTGACCCTGCATTTGATGCGGATCCCCAACCAATCGCTGCACCTGAATTAGAACCGCTATAGGAATTATTTCCAGAACCAAAGGCCTGATTTGGCTCCCTCTGCATGTTGCCTTGGCTTTGGTTGTTACCGGATGGGCCTGACTGGTTCTGCTGACTGGCTAACATGCCCATCATGCCCCAGCTGCTCTGCAGCGCTGCCTGGGCCGCAGCCATCATAGCTGGATTAATGCTAAAAGCACCAAAGTTCATCCCTCCACCCATATTACTACCTTGATTGTTTCCCAAACCAGCTCCACCCCCTCTACTGTTACCAAATCCACCCTGATTCCCAAAGCCACCTGGATTACCACCAAATCTTCCACTTCTTTCTAACTGTCTATTGCTATTGTGCTTAGGTTCAGCATTGGATATATGTACGCTGATTCCTTTAATGATCAAGTCCTCTCCACAAAGAGACTGGGCAACCTATAAGAAATAAGGGGTGTAAATAAAGGAGATTAAACCACTGACTCACACAGCAAAAGTAGCAATAACACTTAAGATTTCAAGCCATTGACTAAGCTGGAGAAAAAATTAGCAACAAACGCTCACTtaatttaaatgcataaaatcgcCTTTAGCTCTAGTAAGACAACAGGGATTTTTCACCTTATTTTCAAAAGATGTAAAACAACACTCCCAGTTAAATGCCAGGTACTGAAGAAATATCTCAAGTGTCTATCACAACTATGTAAACCTACATATCCCACAGCTCACAAGGCCAGAGAGCTCAGCTAAGGATGGCAATTAGCGGGGTGGGAGAAATTCAAGACAAATTACCTAAATAGCTGGGACaaaattattaaagagaaaaatacctgATCATCTGCAAATGTAACAAAGGCAAAGGCCCTGAACGGTTTGGGAATGAAGACGTCTACCACTTCTCCATACTGGCAGAAGAACTGCCGCAGCTCGTCGGCGGTCATGTCCTCCGTACAGCGCCCAACAAACACCTTCCTACTTCTCAGAGGCTCATCTGGGCTTTGCTGGTCAAAtcgaaagaaaagaagaacatgaAAAGTATTTTATGAGTGATGAAGAGCATTATATGATAGAGGATATAACAAAAGCTACCTGCCTTTTCTATCATTAAAAAGTAGGTACATTCTTAGTTTTCTGCGTTAGCACTTCTCTTTAAGACTTCAGGGAagaataatatttacttttcaagagaccttatttttaagtaatctctacacccagtgtggggtttgaacccacaatctcgagatcaagagtcactcgctctactgactgagcccgTCAGGTGCCCCCAACGCTTTAAAGTTTAAAGTTCAAGACCGTGTGTTTGGATTAAGCAAAGTCAATGACAGAAATGCCCTGGTAAAGATGCTCACTCTCCAAATCAGGCTTGCCTGCCTGGAACAAGTCAGGCCATCCCGACAAGATTACCGGATTCTAGCTGTCCTTGAATTTTAACACGTAACTACCCAAGAATCTGTTTGCTcactaaaaataacaataaaatgaacaaacttTTAGTTTCAAGGGGGAATAAACTAAACCTTTCAAACATAAGATATTCGGCATGCATCACAATCATACGGTTTTATTAACAAGGCAAAAGGCTTCAGGACTACATCCTGCCACCACCTTTTCCAAGGGCATTTTGTGCAACATTTTACAGTGTCTTCCTTCTAAGGGAGTTTGTCAGCAAAAATTCCCAAAGTATGGGGAAAAGAGCAAAAATACCTTAGAATTAGGAAGTTTACAATCACACCACCGTCCATCTATCATATGTCGCTGTGACATTACTTTAACCTGGGTTTCATACTCCGTAAAACGAACAAAGCCAAACCCCTTTGAATGACCAGTTTTAATATCTTTCTTGACctagggggggaaaaaaaatcactgaaatttaCTAGAACCACACACACAACCAAATCAGTTTCTTGAGAATTTCAATGGCTTCACTTTGATGGAGCTGCTTAATTAAAACTTAAACCAAATTATTCTTGAGGTAAAAGCAACAGGAGGGTAATAAACGTCAAATCCAGATCATGTAATAATCATGTTACAgaattttaacaatgttttagaATCCTAAAATAAATTAGATCTAATGTCTACAAATCTTAAGTGGGAAAGGCAGAAaataagtggatttttaaaaaagttatttttttatcagaagattttatttatttgaaagagaaagcatgagtaggggggaggagcagagggggaggaagaagcaggcttcctgctgagcagagccccacttggggctcaatcccaggaccccaggatcacaacctaagcccaAGGCAAATGTTCCAattgactaagccatccaggcacccttaaagttatttattttagtaatccctacacccagtgtggggctccaactcctgaccctgagatcaagagtcacatgcttcctggactgagccagccaggcaccctccccaccccactttaATAGTAAGTGTTTTTTAATCTCCCAGcaatttaagttaaaaagaaacaggCTAATGTCACCTTCTTCCCTTAAGCCCTTATGCAGTACGGTTTTATTAAcaataaaggcaaaaatacagGATATATGtgtaaagagaaagaatataacccaaattttgtctgtttttttgtttaggTAGGCTCTAGGaccaatacagggcttgaactcctataactctgagatcaagagtcatgtgctggGTAgctctggtggcgcagcagtttagcaccgcctgcagcccggggtgtgatcctggagtccccggattgagttccacatcgggttccctgcatggagcctgcttctccctctgcctgtgtctctgcctctctctcgctttctctgaatgaataaataaataaatcttaaaaaaaaaaaaaaaaaaaaaagagagtcatgtgctctacccactgagcctgCTAGGGGCCCCAACCCATATTTCTTTTCAGGATCCCCTATGtgcatgtaataaatattaaaaatactgtcTGCtgggaaagcctgggtggctcactggttgaactCAGGACGTCtcaggatggagccccgcatcgagctccctgcagggagcctgcttctccctctgcctgtgtgtctgcctctctgtgtggctctcatgaataaataaagtctttaaaaacaaattactgTCTGCTGAGCATGAAGGGCAGTGTTACCAAACTATAAGAGTTCTGGATGTTCATTCACCAGaagaaattattatataaaatcaaAGTTTACCTGAACCATAAGAACTTCTCCAAAGGtactaaaatattcttttagatcCTGTTCAGTCGTTTTCCACGGAAGACCCAACACTATTAAATCAGAAGTTTTCTGGACAGCTCTTTTCACTTTCACTGCTGAAGAAGCATCTGTctcatccatttttcttttgttatctaaacaaaatgagaaacctTTCAGAACTCCTCATGTAACAGGTCTAAGAACACATTAACCCCTACACCTAACAACGATAAGCAAAAAGATGATGAGCTCTCAAAGACCGACAGAGGGACTAAGGAAGTGGCTGAGGGGCTTTGCTGGTGCAAAGAAAGGGACTCCCACTTCGGGTTTTGTGATATCTCCAGGTTATGATGATCTGTTCTCCTCTCTCAAAAGGTACATCACAACAAAAATGATTCTACTTCATTTGACTTTATAAAAGTCACATACCAAAAATGATCAAACTTTTATCCCCTGCTGTGGATTTAAGAGTGAtttcaattttcttccttttaattcatgttgattttgtagttaaaaaaatcttgggttattttaaaaaacctgtatttgtaaaggaaaaggaagcactaaatagacattaaaaaaaaaaatagactttagggtgcctgggtggctcagttgattaaacatctgcctttggctcaggtcatgatccgagggtcctgggacagagcc contains the following coding sequences:
- the TARDBP gene encoding TAR DNA-binding protein 43 isoform X2; the encoded protein is MSEYIRVTEDENDEPIEIPSEDDGTVLLSTVTAQFPGACGLRYRNPVSQCMRGVRLVEGILHAPDAGWGNLVYVVNYPKDNKRKMDETDASSAVKVKRAVQKTSDLIVLGLPWKTTEQDLKEYFSTFGEVLMVQVKKDIKTGHSKGFGFVRFTEYETQVKVMSQRHMIDGRWCDCKLPNSKQSPDEPLRSRKVFVGRCTEDMTADELRQFFCQYGEVVDVFIPKPFRAFAFVTFADDQVAQSLCGEDLIIKGISVHISNAEPKHNSNRQLERSGRFGGNPVHLISNVYGRSTSLKVVL
- the TARDBP gene encoding TAR DNA-binding protein 43 isoform X1 — encoded protein: MSEYIRVTEDENDEPIEIPSEDDGTVLLSTVTAQFPGACGLRYRNPVSQCMRGVRLVEGILHAPDAGWGNLVYVVNYPKDNKRKMDETDASSAVKVKRAVQKTSDLIVLGLPWKTTEQDLKEYFSTFGEVLMVQVKKDIKTGHSKGFGFVRFTEYETQVKVMSQRHMIDGRWCDCKLPNSKQSPDEPLRSRKVFVGRCTEDMTADELRQFFCQYGEVVDVFIPKPFRAFAFVTFADDQVAQSLCGEDLIIKGISVHISNAEPKHNSNRQLERSGRFGGNPGGFGNQGGFGNSRGGGAGLGNNQGSNMGGGMNFGAFSINPAMMAAAQAALQSSWGMMGMLASQQNQSGPSGNNQSQGNMQREPNQAFGSGNNSYSGSNSGAAIGWGSASNAGSGSGFNGGFGSSMDSKSSGWGM